From the genome of Candidatus Dormiibacterota bacterium, one region includes:
- a CDS encoding acyl-CoA dehydrogenase family protein, translated as MDFQLTREQELLRDTVRSFATDVLKPRAAGFDRSREFPHDNYVRCAAMGLCGMMVPESYGGAGFDGVSYVIAIEEVSKACASTGVILSVNNSLFCAPLLRHGSEDQKRKYLAPHARGEKIGAYCLTEPGCGSDAASLRTLARRAGDRYVLTGSKVFVTNGVAAHTFVVYATLDPKLRHKGICAFIVERDSPGLRLGKPEHKMGITCSGSVEIVLDGCEVPADNLLGAEGDGFKIAMSTLDGGRIGIAAQAIGIGQAALEESLLYSRQREAFGQPIADFQAIQWKLADMATELEAARLLAYRAAWLRDQQRRCSLETSMAKLFASEACMRAAKDGVQIHGGYGYINEYPVERLFRDAKITEIYEGTSEIQRLVIAKEILKED; from the coding sequence ATGGATTTCCAGCTGACGCGCGAGCAGGAGCTGCTGCGCGACACCGTGCGCTCGTTCGCCACGGACGTGCTCAAGCCCCGCGCGGCCGGGTTCGATCGATCGCGGGAGTTCCCGCACGACAACTACGTACGCTGCGCCGCGATGGGCCTGTGCGGCATGATGGTGCCGGAGTCCTACGGCGGCGCCGGCTTCGACGGCGTGTCCTACGTCATCGCGATCGAGGAGGTGTCGAAGGCCTGCGCCTCGACCGGCGTGATCCTGTCGGTCAACAACTCGCTTTTTTGCGCGCCGCTCCTGCGCCACGGGAGCGAGGACCAGAAGCGGAAGTACCTGGCGCCGCACGCGCGCGGCGAGAAGATCGGCGCGTACTGCCTGACCGAGCCGGGCTGCGGCTCGGACGCGGCCTCCCTGCGCACCCTCGCGCGCCGCGCCGGGGATCGCTACGTGCTGACCGGGAGCAAGGTGTTCGTGACCAACGGTGTGGCGGCGCACACCTTCGTCGTGTACGCCACTCTCGATCCCAAGCTGCGTCACAAGGGAATCTGCGCGTTCATCGTGGAGCGGGACTCCCCGGGTCTGCGGCTCGGCAAGCCGGAGCACAAGATGGGCATCACCTGCTCCGGGTCGGTCGAAATCGTGCTCGACGGCTGCGAGGTCCCGGCGGACAATCTCCTGGGAGCCGAAGGGGACGGGTTCAAGATTGCCATGAGCACGCTGGACGGCGGCCGCATCGGCATCGCCGCGCAGGCCATCGGGATCGGGCAGGCCGCCCTCGAGGAATCGCTTCTGTACAGCCGGCAGCGCGAAGCGTTCGGCCAGCCGATCGCCGACTTCCAGGCGATCCAGTGGAAGCTGGCGGACATGGCCACGGAGCTCGAGGCGGCGCGCCTTCTGGCCTACCGGGCCGCCTGGCTGCGCGACCAGCAGAGACGCTGCTCGCTTGAGACCAGCATGGCCAAGCTGTTCGCGTCGGAGGCCTGCATGCGGGCCGCGAAAGATGGAGTTCAGATCCACGGCGGCTACGGGTACATCAACGAGTACCCCGTCGAGCGTCTGTTCCGGGACGCCAAGATCACCGAGATCTACGAGGGCACGTCCGAGATCCAGAGGCTGGTGATCGCCAAGGAGATCCTGAAAGAGGACTGA
- a CDS encoding chemotaxis protein CheW: MKLLMVDVGEGRYAVPADAVTKIVDPALETGFHLEECEAVFGGERLPLFDLHAAAGERRGPAPVYLLLQGARRRGVVAVDGAESIREVSPGDIAPLPAFIFAQPRRAFRGVFPDGAGSRLLLDEDALL; the protein is encoded by the coding sequence ATGAAACTCCTCATGGTGGACGTCGGAGAGGGTCGTTACGCGGTGCCGGCCGACGCGGTGACGAAAATCGTCGATCCGGCGCTCGAGACCGGCTTCCACCTCGAAGAGTGCGAGGCGGTATTCGGGGGCGAGCGCCTCCCGCTTTTCGATCTGCACGCCGCGGCCGGAGAGCGTCGCGGGCCTGCGCCGGTGTACCTCCTGCTGCAAGGTGCGCGGCGGCGAGGGGTCGTGGCGGTCGACGGCGCGGAATCGATCCGCGAGGTGTCTCCGGGCGACATCGCCCCGCTCCCGGCGTTCATCTTCGCGCAGCCGCGTCGCGCGTTCCGGGGTGTCTTTCCGGACGGGGCGGGTTCGCGGCTGCTCCTGGACGAGGACGCACTCCTGTGA
- a CDS encoding cobalamin B12-binding domain-containing protein — protein MGTERKVRLLIGKVGLDGHDRGAKIIARALRDAGFEVIYTGLHQTPEMVVATALQEDVDGIGLSLLSGAHNTIFPKILRLLADKSSGDTVVFGGGIIPEEDIVALQRAGVRRMFTPGATTQEVVDWVKANVPPRRR, from the coding sequence ATGGGCACGGAACGGAAGGTCCGGCTCCTGATCGGCAAGGTCGGCCTGGACGGCCATGACCGCGGGGCGAAGATCATCGCGCGGGCGCTGCGCGACGCCGGCTTCGAGGTGATCTACACCGGTCTCCACCAGACCCCCGAGATGGTCGTCGCCACGGCCCTGCAGGAGGATGTCGACGGAATCGGACTGTCGCTGCTCTCGGGGGCCCACAACACGATCTTCCCCAAGATCCTGCGTCTGCTCGCTGACAAGAGCAGCGGCGACACCGTGGTGTTCGGCGGCGGGATCATTCCCGAGGAGGACATTGTGGCGCTGCAGCGTGCCGGCGTGCGACGCATGTTCACCCCCGGGGCGACGACCCAGGAGGTCGTCGACTGGGTGAAGGCCAACGTTCCTCCCCGCCGGCGCTGA
- a CDS encoding LptA/OstA family protein, with translation MKDASRHETQTIHWRPMRAVMLLRFLILLVLAGFSLAVIMSYGRKGSPQTDITMEPGSPTPATQGPVVDRSDQFEVNGSREGRPAFTLKARSVTGFAGDRKFLQGVELLIHDDHGGDVKVSGIEGQFDVTERRARLSGDVTVESEAEGLKLSTGTLFYDNERDMIFTADDIVFSVGGLSGQGRGMNYMLAERQIKIPDRVLLRVSAETAGLPASISSGDMVAALETDSAVFTDNVRLERGGDVLYSNYLKVQFDEGRKSVRQLHAFGDVVVTRAAGPDGEPREMRADGLSAELAGPGGDVRVVELSGNCRVTSGPYTSLSRSARYRGADGLVELRGDPVVKSATDRIAAQEIDVHSTQKTLEARGDVRSVSMPAAKGGAGTPGFGGRSAVSFQARTLLYDQGAQRATYGGSARAWQEGNSIQAEEIVLEQQARQLRATEKVMARFTQRRAAGTAGPSRPIVTSITAGSMVYDDAQAVGHYRDNVHLTREDATVTADAMDAYLQERAGVRELDRIEARGSVAVKRDQAFGTAREAEYRAADDTLVLKDEAGLAEVVDSATGRTLRGQTLTFDLARDRILTESARGARTWITLKPEAKDVQSVEPKTQH, from the coding sequence ATGAAGGATGCATCCCGGCACGAGACGCAGACGATCCACTGGCGCCCCATGCGCGCGGTCATGCTCCTGCGCTTCCTGATCCTCCTGGTCCTGGCGGGTTTCAGCCTGGCGGTGATCATGAGTTACGGCCGGAAGGGCTCGCCCCAGACCGACATCACGATGGAACCCGGCTCCCCGACGCCCGCCACGCAGGGGCCGGTGGTCGACCGGTCCGATCAGTTCGAGGTGAACGGCAGCCGCGAGGGACGCCCGGCATTCACCCTGAAGGCCCGGAGCGTCACGGGGTTCGCCGGAGATCGCAAGTTCCTCCAGGGCGTCGAGCTCCTCATCCACGATGACCACGGCGGCGACGTCAAGGTCTCCGGGATCGAGGGACAGTTCGACGTCACCGAGCGGCGGGCGCGGCTGTCGGGGGACGTGACCGTGGAGAGCGAAGCCGAGGGGCTGAAACTCAGCACGGGCACGCTGTTCTACGACAACGAACGCGACATGATTTTCACGGCGGACGACATCGTGTTCAGCGTCGGCGGCCTCTCCGGGCAGGGCCGCGGGATGAATTACATGCTCGCGGAACGGCAGATCAAGATACCCGACCGCGTGCTCCTGCGAGTCTCGGCGGAGACGGCCGGCCTTCCGGCGTCGATCTCGTCGGGGGACATGGTCGCTGCGCTCGAGACCGACTCGGCGGTGTTCACCGACAACGTCCGGCTCGAACGGGGCGGCGACGTGCTGTACTCCAACTATCTCAAGGTGCAGTTCGACGAGGGGCGCAAGTCGGTGCGCCAGCTGCACGCGTTCGGAGACGTGGTGGTGACGCGCGCCGCCGGTCCGGACGGCGAGCCGCGCGAGATGCGGGCCGATGGCCTGTCCGCCGAGCTTGCCGGACCCGGGGGCGACGTCCGCGTCGTGGAGCTCTCCGGGAACTGCCGGGTGACATCCGGACCCTATACCTCGCTGAGCCGATCGGCGCGTTATCGCGGTGCGGACGGTCTCGTCGAACTGCGTGGCGACCCGGTCGTCAAGAGCGCGACCGACCGTATCGCGGCCCAGGAAATCGACGTGCACTCTACCCAGAAGACCCTGGAGGCGAGGGGCGACGTGCGCAGCGTGTCGATGCCGGCCGCGAAGGGCGGGGCCGGCACCCCGGGGTTCGGAGGCAGGTCCGCGGTTTCGTTCCAGGCCCGCACCCTGCTGTACGACCAGGGCGCGCAGCGCGCGACCTACGGGGGATCGGCCCGGGCCTGGCAGGAGGGGAACAGCATCCAGGCGGAGGAGATCGTCCTCGAACAACAGGCGCGGCAGCTGAGAGCGACCGAGAAGGTCATGGCCCGCTTCACCCAGCGCCGCGCCGCGGGCACCGCGGGTCCATCGCGGCCGATCGTGACGTCCATCACAGCGGGCAGCATGGTGTATGACGATGCGCAGGCGGTCGGGCACTACCGCGACAACGTCCATCTGACGCGCGAGGACGCCACCGTCACCGCCGACGCCATGGACGCGTACCTCCAGGAGCGCGCCGGCGTCCGCGAGCTCGATCGGATCGAAGCCCGGGGCTCCGTCGCCGTGAAGCGTGACCAGGCGTTCGGCACCGCGCGCGAGGCCGAGTACAGGGCGGCGGACGACACCCTCGTCCTCAAGGATGAAGCCGGGCTGGCCGAGGTCGTGGACTCCGCCACCGGCCGCACGCTGCGGGGGCAGACGTTGACATTCGATCTGGCGAGGGATAGGATTCTGACCGAATCCGCGCGTGGCGCCAGGACTTGGATTACCCTCAAGCCCGAAGCCAAGGACGTTCAGTCGGTTGAGCCGAAAACTCAGCATTGA
- a CDS encoding methylmalonyl-CoA mutase family protein, which yields MKPKNGGRTSTLNPRGLRDWEEGTLRPALERKPERRKEFTTVSSLPIERLYVAEDLKGWNPGEKLGFPGEPPFTRGVHPTMYRGKLWTMRQFAGFGSAEDTNRRFHYLLEHGQTGLSVAFDLPTLMGRDSDDALAEGEVGREGVAIDTLADMEILFRGIPLDRVSTSMTINAPAAVILAMYLAVAEKQGIPLEALEGTVQNDILKEYIAQKEWIYPPTPSLRIISDMVAFCADRVPKWNTISISGYHIREAGSTASQELAFTLADGIGYVQSCLSAGLDIDAFAPRFSFFFNAHNDFFEEIAKLRAARRMWCAIMRDRFHAKSPRSWMLRTHVQTAGCSLTAQQPYNNVVRVTVQALAAVLGGTQSLHTNSLDESLALPTEDSARIALRTQQIIAEESGVANTVDPLAGSYFVEWLTDRLEQEAWSYIKRIDQMGGIVAAIEQGFPQREIAEAAYVYQRQVDGGDKIVVGVNRHSEGDVLKAPTLKIGPGVEETQVARLLATRQRRDSGSHARTLERLTRVAGTKENLMPAILDAVRGYASVGEICDALKAVFGVYREGRVQF from the coding sequence ATGAAGCCGAAGAACGGTGGCCGGACCTCGACCCTGAACCCGCGCGGTCTTCGGGACTGGGAGGAAGGGACTCTGCGCCCGGCGCTCGAGCGGAAGCCTGAGCGGAGGAAGGAGTTCACGACGGTCAGCAGCCTGCCGATCGAGAGGCTGTACGTGGCGGAGGATCTGAAGGGCTGGAACCCCGGCGAGAAGCTGGGATTCCCCGGCGAACCGCCTTTCACCCGAGGCGTACACCCGACGATGTACCGGGGCAAGCTCTGGACCATGCGGCAGTTCGCGGGGTTCGGCAGCGCCGAGGACACGAATCGCCGCTTCCACTACCTCCTGGAACACGGACAGACCGGCCTGTCGGTGGCCTTCGACCTGCCCACCCTGATGGGACGGGACTCGGACGACGCGCTGGCGGAGGGAGAGGTGGGGCGCGAGGGAGTGGCCATCGACACCCTCGCGGACATGGAGATCCTGTTCCGGGGGATTCCGCTGGACCGGGTCTCCACCTCGATGACCATCAACGCGCCGGCCGCCGTGATCCTGGCGATGTACCTGGCCGTTGCGGAGAAGCAGGGTATCCCTCTCGAGGCGCTCGAAGGCACGGTGCAGAACGACATCCTGAAGGAGTACATCGCCCAGAAGGAATGGATCTATCCGCCCACGCCCTCCCTCCGCATCATCAGCGACATGGTGGCCTTCTGCGCGGATCGCGTGCCGAAATGGAACACCATCTCGATCAGCGGCTACCACATCCGCGAGGCGGGTTCGACCGCCTCCCAGGAGCTGGCGTTCACCCTCGCGGACGGCATCGGCTACGTGCAGTCGTGCCTCTCCGCGGGGCTCGACATCGACGCCTTCGCGCCGCGTTTCTCGTTCTTCTTCAACGCGCACAACGATTTCTTCGAGGAGATAGCCAAGCTGCGCGCCGCGCGACGGATGTGGTGCGCCATCATGCGCGACCGCTTCCACGCGAAGAGCCCGCGCTCCTGGATGCTGCGGACGCACGTCCAGACCGCCGGCTGCTCCCTCACGGCCCAGCAGCCGTACAACAACGTGGTGCGGGTCACCGTCCAGGCGCTGGCCGCGGTTCTGGGAGGGACGCAGTCGCTGCACACGAACTCCCTCGACGAGAGCCTGGCGCTGCCGACGGAGGACTCGGCCCGGATCGCGCTGCGCACCCAGCAGATCATCGCGGAGGAGAGCGGTGTCGCGAACACGGTCGACCCGCTGGCCGGCTCCTATTTCGTCGAGTGGCTCACCGATCGTCTGGAGCAGGAGGCGTGGAGCTACATCAAGCGCATCGACCAGATGGGGGGGATCGTCGCGGCCATCGAACAGGGCTTTCCGCAGCGCGAGATCGCCGAGGCGGCCTACGTGTACCAGCGCCAGGTCGACGGGGGCGACAAGATCGTCGTCGGGGTCAACCGCCATTCCGAAGGGGACGTCCTGAAGGCGCCCACCCTGAAGATCGGACCCGGGGTGGAGGAGACGCAGGTCGCCCGTCTGCTCGCCACGCGGCAGCGGCGCGACAGCGGGAGCCACGCGCGGACGCTGGAAAGACTGACGCGCGTCGCCGGCACGAAGGAGAACCTGATGCCCGCCATCCTGGATGCCGTGCGCGGGTACGCGTCGGTCGGCGAGATCTGCGACGCCCTCAAGGCGGTCTTCGGCGTCTACCGGGAAGGCCGGGTGCAATTCTAG
- the lptB gene encoding LPS export ABC transporter ATP-binding protein, translated as MSRKLSIEGLTKSYRGRPVIRDISLHIQSGEVVGLLGPNGAGKTTTFYCVVGLVQPDAGRILLGGHDVSRLPMYLRARSGISYLPQEPSIFRKLTVEENLIAILETLDMPREEILQRTATVLEELKIAHLSKSPAYNLSGGERRRAEIARALVISPSFMLLDEPFSGIDPIAVADIQKIIYQLKAKGIGLLMTDHNVQETLRITDRAYIIAEGRIFRKGSPDQLAADPQVREIYLGANFRLVDREPVDAPPSAYPAD; from the coding sequence TTGAGCCGAAAACTCAGCATTGAAGGGCTGACCAAGAGCTACCGCGGGCGGCCCGTCATCCGCGACATCTCCCTGCACATCCAGAGCGGCGAGGTGGTGGGTCTCCTCGGACCCAACGGCGCCGGCAAGACCACGACCTTCTACTGTGTCGTCGGCCTGGTCCAGCCCGACGCGGGGCGCATCCTTCTCGGAGGTCACGACGTGTCCCGGCTGCCGATGTATCTCCGGGCGCGCAGCGGCATCAGCTACCTGCCGCAGGAACCTTCCATCTTCAGGAAGCTGACGGTCGAGGAGAATCTGATCGCCATCCTGGAGACGCTCGACATGCCCCGGGAGGAGATTCTCCAGAGGACGGCCACGGTGCTCGAGGAGCTGAAGATCGCCCACCTCTCGAAGAGCCCGGCCTACAACCTGTCGGGAGGGGAGAGACGCAGGGCCGAGATCGCCAGAGCGCTGGTCATCTCGCCCTCGTTCATGCTCCTGGACGAGCCTTTTTCAGGGATCGACCCGATTGCGGTTGCGGATATCCAGAAAATCATCTATCAATTGAAAGCGAAGGGGATCGGACTCCTGATGACCGACCATAATGTCCAGGAGACCCTTCGGATCACGGATCGGGCCTACATCATCGCCGAGGGGCGGATCTTCCGTAAGGGAAGCCCCGATCAGCTGGCGGCCGATCCGCAGGTGCGCGAGATCTACCTGGGGGCGAACTTCCGGCTCGTGGATCGCGAGCCGGTCGATGCGCCCCCGAGCGCCTACCCGGCGGACTGA
- the raiA gene encoding ribosome-associated translation inhibitor RaiA yields the protein MTLLFTGRKADLTPGLKSFTEEKLARLERILHESPDAHVVLTREKHRHRAEIVVHARIGTLTAKADGAEFEESLGLAIDRLLAQARKHHSKIAKGRKRRAMRDSLRRGPDLSEVVEPAASDGPVVVPMGRVAVRPMSVEEALVRLQELSDPFFVFRDADSQRVCLLFRRRDNRYGLVETET from the coding sequence ATGACACTCCTGTTCACGGGGCGGAAGGCGGACCTGACACCGGGACTCAAGAGCTTCACCGAAGAGAAGCTCGCGAGGCTGGAGCGCATCCTTCACGAGAGCCCCGACGCGCACGTCGTGCTCACGCGGGAGAAGCACCGGCACCGGGCCGAGATCGTGGTGCACGCGCGCATCGGGACCCTGACGGCCAAAGCGGACGGCGCGGAGTTCGAGGAATCGCTGGGGCTGGCCATCGATCGCCTGCTCGCCCAGGCTCGCAAGCACCACTCCAAGATTGCCAAGGGGCGCAAGCGCCGGGCGATGCGCGACTCGTTGCGGCGCGGACCCGATCTGTCCGAGGTCGTGGAGCCTGCCGCCTCCGACGGACCGGTCGTCGTCCCCATGGGGAGGGTCGCCGTGAGACCGATGTCCGTCGAGGAGGCGCTCGTGCGGCTCCAGGAGCTGAGCGACCCGTTCTTCGTGTTCCGCGACGCCGACTCCCAGCGCGTGTGCCTGCTCTTCCGCCGCCGGGACAACCGCTACGGTCTGGTCGAAACGGAGACCTGA
- a CDS encoding response regulator: MKTILLADDSITIQKVVELTFSEADYRVVSVSTGGQALKKIAEVRPDIVLLDVIMPEKNGYEVCEQIKRSPATSGIPVLLLTGTFEPFDKKRADTAGANGHITKPFESQALVAKVEELIASTPSVSVDDEGGRMDIISGGEVYRVDPGRAGEGMRPAPPAPEAAPRPSPPEAAPVALGGSLSPGAGMPPPGSSLPDEDLDADTARHPALAPPDPSAGGSFVGFADVGIGEEMDADDIVPDRYDVGAGTSAPSTVKLRRDEVMPRPDEGSGYPAARSGAAGRAGAAEESFRGSFEAEFDLVDEALPETTTVTGEAPTETGGWAPPPEAPPAETWQDTEVTTEKSPRAGRGSTDPSPVERPRSAAAPMPAEPPRDGRGASLTPEMIDLIAEKVVERLADRVVREVAWEVVPGVAEAIVRKRIKEIEESGS, encoded by the coding sequence GTGAAGACGATCCTGCTGGCGGATGACAGCATCACCATCCAGAAGGTGGTGGAGCTGACCTTTTCCGAAGCCGATTACCGGGTGGTCTCCGTCAGCACCGGCGGGCAGGCCCTCAAGAAAATCGCCGAGGTGCGCCCGGATATCGTCCTCCTGGATGTCATCATGCCGGAGAAGAACGGCTACGAGGTGTGCGAGCAGATCAAGCGCAGCCCGGCGACGTCCGGCATCCCCGTGCTCCTCCTGACCGGCACATTCGAGCCGTTCGACAAGAAGCGCGCCGACACCGCCGGCGCCAACGGACACATCACGAAACCGTTCGAATCGCAGGCTCTCGTCGCCAAGGTCGAGGAGCTGATCGCCTCGACACCGTCGGTCTCGGTCGACGACGAGGGGGGGCGGATGGACATCATTTCGGGCGGGGAGGTGTACCGCGTCGATCCGGGCAGGGCAGGAGAAGGGATGCGCCCTGCTCCGCCCGCCCCCGAGGCGGCCCCCCGCCCGTCGCCGCCCGAGGCTGCTCCGGTCGCTCTCGGCGGGTCTCTGAGCCCGGGGGCCGGAATGCCGCCCCCCGGTTCTTCTCTTCCGGACGAAGACCTCGACGCTGATACGGCGCGGCACCCTGCCCTGGCGCCCCCTGATCCGTCGGCCGGCGGATCGTTCGTCGGGTTCGCGGATGTCGGGATCGGGGAGGAGATGGATGCGGATGACATCGTGCCCGATCGCTACGACGTGGGGGCCGGCACGTCCGCACCGTCGACCGTCAAGCTGCGCCGGGACGAGGTGATGCCTCGCCCTGACGAGGGAAGCGGGTATCCTGCGGCGCGGTCAGGAGCGGCGGGGAGGGCCGGGGCGGCGGAGGAATCGTTCAGGGGATCGTTCGAGGCCGAGTTCGACCTGGTCGATGAAGCGCTTCCGGAGACCACGACCGTGACCGGGGAGGCACCGACGGAGACGGGCGGCTGGGCGCCGCCGCCGGAGGCGCCGCCCGCCGAGACCTGGCAGGACACCGAGGTCACGACCGAGAAGAGCCCGCGCGCAGGACGGGGGTCGACCGATCCGTCACCGGTGGAGAGGCCGCGCTCCGCGGCCGCGCCGATGCCGGCCGAACCTCCGAGGGACGGCCGTGGAGCGTCCCTGACGCCGGAGATGATCGATCTCATCGCCGAGAAGGTGGTGGAGCGTCTGGCGGACCGCGTGGTGCGCGAAGTGGCCTGGGAGGTCGTCCCCGGGGTCGCGGAGGCCATTGTCCGAAAAAGGATCAAGGAAATCGAAGAGAGCGGCTCTTAG
- a CDS encoding chemotaxis protein CheW: MSVRADDRLIGFHLGGAGAALPLALVREVTDRPRVVRVPGTHPFVSGVALRGGVALPVYDLRRFESLWSGRDRTGPLGWSADADRLIVCDWGEIPLGLLGAGVDLVVEGGEEEEGMRCVMSGDFVKRVLRVHGETVALLDTDRLFASLGVPAAELRGRRETGEDDPAGG; encoded by the coding sequence GTGAGCGTCCGTGCGGACGATCGCCTGATCGGGTTCCACCTCGGCGGGGCCGGCGCGGCCCTGCCCCTCGCCCTCGTGCGCGAGGTGACGGATCGCCCCCGGGTCGTGCGCGTGCCCGGAACGCATCCGTTCGTGAGCGGAGTGGCGCTGCGAGGAGGAGTGGCGTTGCCGGTGTACGACCTGCGCCGGTTCGAGTCGCTCTGGTCCGGCCGGGACCGCACGGGCCCCCTCGGCTGGTCGGCGGATGCCGACCGGCTCATCGTGTGCGACTGGGGTGAGATCCCCCTCGGTCTTCTCGGCGCGGGCGTGGATCTCGTCGTAGAGGGGGGCGAGGAGGAGGAGGGGATGCGGTGCGTCATGAGTGGCGATTTCGTGAAGCGCGTCCTCCGCGTCCACGGCGAGACGGTCGCCCTGCTCGACACGGATAGACTGTTCGCCTCGCTGGGCGTGCCCGCGGCGGAGCTGCGCGGAAGGAGGGAGACCGGTGAAGACGATCCTGCTGGCGGATGA
- the rpoN gene encoding RNA polymerase factor sigma-54 produces the protein MALEQKLNLRMTQKLIMTPSLQQAIKLLQMTKLELQEEVTQELTENPLLEEQQDGSQEPDKPEGEEGPAAETAAPADAEAPEPEREKDPFDEIDYESYFQDYMDLSYRPQAPSEEIEAPPLENILSRPQSLYDYLLWQLDMSIVPGKQKEIVRAIIGNLDDDGYLRVSLEDIAAMGPFAPEEVEHALHLVQELDPPGVAARDLKECLLIQLAFHDMEGTPAEAIVKDHMDLLQGRKFKDLAQVLACSLDEVMHYVDAIRHLDPKPGKKYNAVNNNYVIPDVYVLKVDKGYTIVLNEEGLPRLRISPFYRRMIDRNNTEVTRETREYVREKFRSAFRLIKSLEERQRTIYKVARSIVKHQQGFLDFGYEHLRPLILKDVADDIGMHESTVSRVVNHKYMHTPRGLYEMKFFFHSGISSAQGEDVSSLAVKERIKKVVGEEDPRRPLSDAAIVQILSDDGLRIARRTVAKYREELRIPSSNERRQGFH, from the coding sequence ATGGCACTGGAACAAAAGCTCAATCTGCGGATGACGCAGAAGCTCATCATGACGCCGTCGCTGCAGCAGGCGATCAAGCTGCTGCAGATGACCAAGCTCGAGCTGCAGGAAGAGGTCACGCAGGAGCTGACGGAGAATCCTCTCCTCGAAGAGCAGCAGGACGGCAGCCAGGAGCCGGACAAGCCCGAGGGGGAGGAGGGGCCCGCCGCCGAGACCGCCGCTCCCGCCGACGCGGAGGCACCGGAGCCCGAGAGGGAGAAGGACCCCTTCGACGAGATCGATTACGAGTCGTACTTTCAGGATTACATGGATCTCAGCTACAGACCGCAGGCCCCGTCCGAGGAGATCGAGGCGCCGCCGCTCGAAAACATCCTCAGCCGGCCGCAGAGCCTGTACGACTATCTTCTCTGGCAGCTCGACATGAGCATCGTGCCGGGGAAGCAGAAGGAGATCGTGCGCGCCATCATCGGCAACCTGGACGACGACGGCTATCTCCGGGTGTCGCTCGAGGACATCGCGGCGATGGGCCCCTTCGCGCCCGAGGAGGTCGAGCACGCGCTCCATCTGGTCCAGGAGCTGGACCCGCCCGGCGTGGCGGCGCGCGACCTGAAGGAATGTCTCCTGATCCAGCTCGCGTTCCACGACATGGAGGGGACTCCCGCGGAGGCGATCGTCAAGGACCACATGGATCTCCTGCAGGGACGCAAGTTCAAGGATCTGGCCCAGGTCCTGGCCTGCAGCCTGGACGAGGTCATGCACTACGTCGACGCGATCCGACACCTCGACCCGAAGCCGGGCAAGAAGTACAACGCGGTGAACAACAACTACGTGATTCCCGACGTCTACGTCCTCAAGGTGGACAAGGGATACACCATCGTGCTCAACGAGGAGGGGCTGCCCCGCCTGCGCATTAGCCCCTTCTACCGGCGCATGATCGACCGCAACAATACCGAGGTGACGCGGGAGACGCGCGAGTACGTGCGCGAGAAGTTTCGCTCGGCCTTCCGCCTGATCAAGAGCCTGGAGGAACGGCAGCGGACCATCTACAAAGTGGCCCGGAGCATCGTGAAACACCAGCAGGGTTTCCTGGATTTCGGATACGAGCACCTGCGACCGCTGATCCTCAAGGATGTGGCGGACGACATCGGCATGCACGAATCGACCGTCAGCCGCGTGGTCAATCACAAGTACATGCATACACCGCGCGGTCTGTACGAGATGAAGTTCTTCTTTCACTCGGGCATCAGCTCCGCCCAGGGCGAGGACGTCTCGTCACTGGCGGTCAAGGAGCGGATCAAGAAGGTCGTGGGGGAGGAGGACCCGCGCCGGCCGCTGTCCGATGCCGCGATCGTTCAGATCCTGAGCGATGACGGATTGCGGATCGCGCGGCGCACCGTCGCGAAGTACCGCGAGGAGCTGCGCATCCCCTCCTCCAACGAGAGACGGCAGGGGTTTCACTGA